In a single window of the Bradyrhizobium sp. ORS 285 genome:
- a CDS encoding HAD-IA family hydrolase yields the protein MSLALVKNSPFDVLRQRIADAGALILDVDGTMAETEEIHREAFNEAFVAIGIDWHWGRRVYKELLRVAGGKERIRAFDQMRRSGPPLSDAVIARLHRIKTDRFAALMADKGCALRPGVKALLEDAWAREQRVAIATTTTRVNIDALLAPVLGNEWETRFAAVVAADDVARKKPAPDVYLEVLSQLDLPAASCIAIEDSGNGLLAATRAGVPVLITRSLYFHDDTFDGALGVLQDLGELFV from the coding sequence ATGAGTCTCGCGCTGGTTAAGAATTCACCATTCGACGTTCTGCGGCAAAGAATTGCCGATGCCGGCGCCTTGATCCTCGACGTCGACGGCACGATGGCGGAGACCGAGGAGATCCATCGCGAGGCGTTCAACGAGGCGTTCGTGGCCATCGGCATCGACTGGCATTGGGGGAGGCGGGTCTACAAGGAGCTGCTGCGTGTCGCCGGCGGCAAGGAACGCATTCGCGCCTTCGACCAGATGCGGCGCTCGGGCCCGCCCTTGAGCGATGCCGTGATCGCCAGGCTTCACCGCATCAAGACGGACAGATTTGCCGCCCTGATGGCCGATAAGGGATGCGCCTTGCGTCCCGGCGTCAAGGCGCTGCTCGAGGACGCGTGGGCGCGCGAGCAGCGCGTGGCCATCGCCACGACCACCACGCGCGTCAATATCGACGCGTTGCTCGCCCCCGTGCTGGGCAACGAGTGGGAAACCAGATTCGCCGCGGTCGTCGCAGCCGATGACGTCGCGCGCAAGAAGCCGGCGCCCGATGTCTATCTGGAGGTGCTGTCACAGCTCGATCTGCCCGCGGCAAGCTGCATTGCGATCGAGGACTCCGGTAACGGGTTATTGGCGGCCACCCGCGCTGGCGTTCCCGTGCTGATCACGCGCAGCCTGTATTTCCATGACGATACGTTCGATGGCGCGCTCGGTGTGTTGCAGGACCTCGGCGAACTCTTTGTTTGA
- the cbbX gene encoding CbbX protein, which yields MQATQADAKEATPVDTIDLRREFESVEIAPVLEQLDRELVGLAPVKTRIREIASLLMMERIRRKMGLATTFPTLHMSFTGNPGTGKTTVALRMAGILHRLGFVRRGHVISVTRDDLVGQYIGHTAPKTKEVLKKAMGGVLFIDEAYYLYRPENERDYGQESIEILLQIMESQREDLVVILAGYADRMEKFFQSNPGFRSRIAHHIDFPDYSEAELLTISEMMLEGQNYRFTPEARAAFEKYIVVRRTQPLFSNARSIRNALDRIRLRQANRLVSRLDRVLTSDDVMSIEASDVLASRVFAKAEGKAETKGEAQS from the coding sequence ATGCAGGCTACGCAGGCGGACGCCAAGGAGGCGACGCCGGTCGATACGATCGATCTGCGCCGCGAGTTCGAGAGCGTCGAGATCGCGCCCGTGCTCGAGCAGCTCGACCGTGAGCTGGTCGGCCTCGCCCCGGTCAAGACGCGGATCCGCGAGATCGCCTCGCTGCTGATGATGGAGCGGATCCGTCGCAAGATGGGCCTGGCGACGACGTTTCCCACCCTGCACATGTCGTTCACGGGGAATCCCGGCACCGGCAAGACCACGGTCGCCCTGCGCATGGCCGGCATTCTGCACCGGCTCGGCTTCGTTCGCCGTGGTCACGTCATCAGCGTCACGCGCGACGATCTCGTCGGCCAATATATCGGCCACACCGCGCCGAAGACCAAGGAGGTGCTGAAGAAGGCGATGGGCGGCGTGCTGTTCATCGACGAGGCTTATTACCTGTACCGTCCCGAAAACGAGCGCGACTACGGCCAGGAATCGATCGAGATCCTGCTGCAGATCATGGAATCGCAGCGCGAGGACCTCGTGGTCATTCTTGCCGGCTATGCCGACCGCATGGAGAAGTTCTTCCAGAGCAATCCCGGATTTCGCTCGCGCATCGCCCATCACATCGACTTCCCGGACTATTCCGAAGCCGAACTGCTGACGATTTCCGAGATGATGCTGGAGGGGCAGAATTATCGCTTCACGCCCGAGGCGCGGGCGGCGTTCGAAAAATACATCGTGGTCCGCCGCACCCAGCCCTTGTTCTCCAACGCGCGCTCGATCCGGAATGCGCTGGATCGGATTCGCCTGCGCCAGGCCAATCGGCTGGTCTCGCGGCTCGACCGTGTGCTGACCTCCGACGACGTGATGTCGATCGAAGCCAGCGACGTGCTGGCGAGCCGGGTGTTCGCCAAGGCCGAGGGCAAGGCCGAGACAAAGGGGGAGGCCCAGTCATGA
- a CDS encoding ribulose bisphosphate carboxylase small subunit, with protein sequence MRVTQGCFSFLPDLTDDQITAQIQYCLEKGWAVNIEFTDDPHPRNTYWEMWGLPMFDLRDAAGIMRELAECRKIYGDRYIRISAFDSSHGWESIRLSFIVNRPKNEPGFRLDRQETVGRNQRYSTRSYAAERPEGERYS encoded by the coding sequence ATGCGCGTGACCCAAGGCTGCTTTTCCTTCCTGCCCGATCTGACGGACGACCAGATCACCGCCCAGATCCAGTACTGCCTCGAGAAGGGATGGGCGGTGAATATCGAGTTCACCGACGACCCGCATCCCCGCAACACCTATTGGGAGATGTGGGGCCTGCCGATGTTCGACCTGCGCGATGCCGCCGGCATCATGCGGGAGCTTGCCGAGTGCCGGAAGATCTATGGCGACCGCTACATCCGGATCTCGGCGTTCGACTCGTCTCATGGCTGGGAGTCGATCCGGCTGTCCTTCATCGTCAACCGGCCGAAGAACGAGCCAGGCTTCCGGCTCGATCGTCAGGAAACCGTCGGGCGCAATCAGCGTTACTCGACGCGGTCCTACGCGGCCGAGCGGCCCGAAGGCGAGCGCTACTCATAA
- a CDS encoding form I ribulose bisphosphate carboxylase large subunit gives MNDQSITVRGKDRYKSGVMEYKKMGYWEPSYQPKDTDVIALFRVTPQDGVDPTEACAAVAGESSTATWTVVWTDRLTAAEKYRAKCYRVEPVPGSPGSHFAYIAYDLDLFEPGSISNLTASIIGNVFGFKPLKALRLEDMRLPVAYVKTFQGPATGIVVERERLDKFGRPLLGATVKPKLGLSGRNYGRVVYEALKGGLDFTKDDENINSQPFMHWRERFLYCMEAVNKAQAATGEIKGTYLNVTAATMEDMYERAEFAKELGSNIVMIDLVIGYTAIQSMAKWARRNDMILHLHRAGHSTYTRQRSHGVSFRVIAKWMRLAGVDHIHAGTVVGKLEGDPNTTRGYYDICREDFNPMRLEHGVFFDQNWASLNKLMPVASGGIHAGQMHQLLDLLGEDVVLQFGGGTIGHPRGIAAGATANRVALEAMILARNEGRDYVHEGPEILAKAAQTCTPLREALEIWKDVTFNYESTDTPDFVPTVTPAA, from the coding sequence ATGAACGACCAATCGATCACGGTGCGCGGCAAGGATCGCTACAAGTCCGGCGTGATGGAATACAAGAAGATGGGCTATTGGGAGCCGTCCTACCAGCCCAAGGACACCGACGTCATCGCGCTGTTCCGTGTCACCCCGCAGGACGGCGTCGACCCGACCGAGGCCTGCGCTGCGGTGGCCGGCGAATCCTCGACCGCGACCTGGACCGTGGTGTGGACCGATCGTCTCACCGCCGCGGAAAAGTATCGCGCCAAGTGCTACCGCGTCGAGCCGGTGCCGGGATCGCCCGGCAGCCACTTCGCTTACATCGCCTATGATCTCGACCTGTTCGAGCCGGGCTCGATTTCCAACCTGACGGCCTCGATCATCGGCAACGTGTTCGGCTTCAAGCCGCTGAAGGCGCTGCGGCTCGAGGACATGCGGCTGCCGGTGGCCTATGTGAAGACGTTCCAGGGCCCCGCAACCGGGATCGTCGTCGAGCGCGAGCGGCTCGACAAGTTCGGCCGTCCGCTGCTGGGCGCCACCGTCAAGCCGAAGCTCGGCCTGTCCGGGCGCAACTACGGCCGCGTCGTCTACGAGGCGCTGAAGGGCGGGCTCGACTTCACCAAGGACGACGAGAACATCAACTCGCAGCCCTTCATGCATTGGCGGGAGCGCTTCCTGTACTGCATGGAGGCGGTCAACAAGGCGCAGGCCGCGACCGGTGAGATCAAAGGCACCTATCTCAATGTCACCGCGGCGACGATGGAAGACATGTATGAGCGCGCCGAATTCGCCAAGGAGCTCGGCTCCAATATCGTCATGATCGACCTCGTGATCGGCTACACCGCGATCCAGTCGATGGCGAAATGGGCTCGCCGCAACGACATGATCCTGCATCTGCATCGCGCCGGACACTCGACCTACACGCGGCAGCGCTCGCATGGCGTGTCGTTCCGCGTCATCGCCAAGTGGATGCGGCTCGCCGGCGTCGACCACATCCATGCGGGCACCGTCGTCGGCAAGCTCGAGGGCGACCCGAACACCACGCGCGGCTATTACGACATCTGCCGCGAGGACTTCAATCCGATGCGACTGGAGCACGGCGTGTTCTTCGACCAGAACTGGGCGAGCTTGAACAAGCTGATGCCGGTGGCCTCGGGCGGCATCCATGCCGGCCAGATGCACCAGCTGCTCGACCTGCTCGGCGAGGACGTCGTGCTGCAGTTCGGCGGCGGCACCATCGGCCATCCTCGCGGCATCGCCGCTGGCGCGACCGCCAACCGTGTGGCGCTGGAAGCCATGATCCTCGCCCGTAACGAGGGCCGCGACTACGTGCATGAAGGTCCGGAAATCCTCGCCAAGGCGGCGCAGACCTGCACCCCGCTGCGCGAGGCGCTGGAGATCTGGAAGGACGTCACTTTCAACTATGAATCGACGGATACGCCGGACTTCGTGCCGACCGTGACGCCCGCCGCTTAA
- the fba gene encoding class II fructose-bisphosphate aldolase (catalyzes the reversible aldol condensation of dihydroxyacetonephosphate and glyceraldehyde 3-phosphate in the Calvin cycle, glycolysis, and/or gluconeogenesis), with protein sequence MARITLRQLLDHAAERGYGVPAFNINNMEQGLAIMEAAAAVDAPVIIQASRGARSYAGDIMLSKMIDALEEMYPQIPLCLHQDHGNDEATCATAIKYGFTSVMMDGSLKADAKTAADYEYNVDITRRVTDMAHWVGASVEGELGVLGSLEHGGGEQEDGHGLEGKVSRDQLLTDPDQAVDFVRVTKVDALAIAMGTSHGAYKFSRQPDGEILAMNVIEEIHRRLPNTHLVMHGSSSVPQSLQDMFNQFGGEMPQTWGVPVEEIVRGIRHGVRKVNIDTDCRLAMTAIFRKVGASSKSEFDPRKFLKPAMDSMRELCRERFEQFGAAGNASRIKVLPLSEMAKRYRSGALDPRIGGMTEAA encoded by the coding sequence ATGGCGCGGATCACGCTCAGACAATTGCTGGACCATGCCGCTGAGCGCGGCTACGGCGTGCCGGCTTTCAACATCAACAACATGGAGCAGGGGCTGGCGATCATGGAGGCGGCGGCTGCGGTCGATGCCCCCGTGATCATCCAGGCCTCGCGCGGCGCGCGCTCCTATGCCGGCGACATCATGCTGTCGAAGATGATCGACGCGCTGGAGGAGATGTATCCGCAGATCCCGCTCTGCCTGCATCAGGACCACGGCAACGACGAGGCGACCTGCGCGACCGCCATCAAATACGGCTTCACCTCGGTGATGATGGACGGCTCGCTCAAGGCCGACGCCAAGACCGCGGCGGACTATGAGTACAACGTCGATATCACCCGCCGCGTCACCGACATGGCGCATTGGGTCGGCGCCTCCGTCGAGGGTGAGCTCGGCGTGCTCGGCTCGCTGGAGCATGGCGGCGGCGAGCAGGAGGACGGCCACGGCCTCGAAGGCAAGGTCAGCCGCGACCAGCTGCTGACCGATCCGGACCAGGCGGTCGACTTCGTGCGCGTCACCAAGGTCGATGCGCTGGCTATCGCGATGGGCACCTCGCACGGCGCCTACAAATTCTCGCGCCAGCCGGATGGCGAGATCCTCGCCATGAACGTGATCGAGGAGATCCATCGCCGGCTGCCCAACACGCATCTGGTGATGCACGGCTCGTCCTCGGTGCCGCAATCCCTGCAGGACATGTTCAACCAGTTCGGCGGCGAGATGCCGCAGACCTGGGGCGTGCCGGTCGAGGAGATCGTGCGCGGCATCCGCCACGGTGTCCGCAAGGTCAACATCGATACCGATTGCCGGCTGGCGATGACCGCGATCTTCCGCAAGGTCGGCGCGTCGTCAAAGAGCGAGTTCGACCCGCGCAAATTCCTGAAGCCGGCGATGGATTCGATGCGCGAGCTCTGCCGCGAGCGCTTCGAGCAGTTCGGCGCCGCCGGCAACGCGTCCAGGATCAAGGTGCTGCCGCTGTCGGAGATGGCCAAGCGCTATCGCTCCGGCGCGCTCGATCCGCGAATTGGGGGAATGACTGAAGCTGCGTGA
- the tkt gene encoding transketolase, with the protein MTATALQKAAAKSDLKADPAHAEMANAIRFLAIDAVEKAKSGHPGMPMGMADVATVLFQRFMKFDPADPTWPDRDRFVLSAGHGSMLLYALLHLTGYEAVTIDEIKAFRQWGAKTPGHPEYGHTPGVETTTGPLGQGIATAVGMALAERLMNARYGDDLVDHYTYVIAGDGCLMEGISHEAISLAGHLRLNRLIVLFDDNGISIDGSTGLACSDDQLARFAASGWATSRIDGHDPQAIEAAIAAARQSDRPSMIACRTTIGFGSPGRQGSEKAHGAPLGPEEVEKTRAALHWPHRPFEVPADVLVSWREIGARGRSVRQAWKERARKLGTSDRSPCHDALNKKLPAAYTERMAQFIAQLTAEKPKIATRQASQNVIDVIATVLPNLLGGSADLTHSNLTKAKTHKSVTPSTMDGNYVHYGVREHAMAAAMNGVALHGGFIPYGGTFLAFADYNRPAIRLAALMGIRVIHVMTHDSIGLGEDGPTHQPVEHVPSLRAIPNLLVFRPADAVETAEAWDCALRAETSPSVLCLSRQALPAFRTEASDHNKVALGAYVVIEPEAGRDVTLIATGSEVAIALEAAKLLAAEGVQAAVVSAPCFELFRKQSAEYRAEVLGNAPRIGVEAAIEGEWARWLGDAGEFVGMHGFGASAPADVLYREFGITPAAVADAAMRNIIRARAS; encoded by the coding sequence ATGACCGCCACCGCCCTGCAAAAGGCTGCCGCCAAATCCGATCTCAAAGCTGATCCTGCGCATGCCGAGATGGCGAACGCCATCCGCTTCCTCGCGATTGACGCCGTGGAGAAGGCGAAGTCCGGTCACCCGGGTATGCCCATGGGCATGGCCGACGTCGCCACCGTGCTGTTTCAGCGCTTCATGAAGTTTGATCCCGCCGATCCCACTTGGCCAGATCGCGACCGCTTCGTGCTGTCGGCCGGCCACGGCTCGATGCTGCTCTATGCGCTGCTGCATCTCACCGGCTACGAGGCGGTGACGATCGACGAGATCAAGGCGTTCCGGCAATGGGGTGCCAAGACGCCGGGGCATCCGGAATATGGCCACACGCCGGGAGTGGAGACCACGACCGGACCGCTGGGGCAGGGCATCGCCACCGCCGTCGGCATGGCGCTCGCCGAGCGGCTGATGAATGCGCGCTATGGCGACGACCTGGTCGACCACTACACCTATGTGATCGCCGGCGACGGCTGCCTGATGGAAGGCATCAGCCACGAGGCGATCTCGCTCGCAGGTCATCTCAGGCTCAATCGTTTGATCGTGCTGTTCGACGACAACGGCATCTCGATCGACGGCTCGACCGGGCTTGCCTGTTCCGACGATCAGCTCGCGCGCTTCGCAGCCTCAGGCTGGGCGACCAGCCGCATCGACGGCCATGATCCCCAGGCGATCGAAGCCGCCATCGCCGCCGCGCGGCAGAGCGACCGGCCCAGCATGATCGCCTGCCGCACCACAATCGGCTTCGGCTCGCCGGGTCGCCAGGGATCGGAGAAGGCGCATGGCGCGCCGCTTGGGCCGGAGGAAGTCGAGAAGACCCGCGCCGCGCTGCATTGGCCGCACCGGCCGTTCGAGGTTCCGGCCGACGTGCTGGTGAGCTGGCGCGAGATCGGCGCGCGCGGCCGCAGCGTGCGCCAAGCGTGGAAGGAGCGTGCACGCAAGCTCGGCACGTCGGACCGCTCGCCCTGTCACGATGCGCTGAACAAGAAGCTACCGGCCGCCTACACTGAGCGGATGGCGCAGTTCATCGCGCAGCTCACGGCCGAGAAGCCGAAGATCGCAACCCGCCAGGCGTCGCAGAACGTCATCGACGTGATCGCGACGGTGCTGCCGAACCTGCTCGGCGGCTCCGCCGATCTGACGCATTCCAATCTGACCAAGGCGAAGACGCACAAATCGGTGACGCCGTCGACCATGGACGGCAACTACGTCCATTACGGCGTCCGCGAGCACGCGATGGCCGCGGCCATGAACGGCGTTGCGCTGCATGGCGGCTTCATTCCCTATGGCGGCACCTTCCTGGCGTTTGCCGACTACAACCGGCCAGCGATCCGCTTGGCCGCGCTGATGGGGATCCGCGTCATTCACGTGATGACCCACGACTCCATCGGCCTCGGCGAAGACGGCCCGACCCATCAGCCGGTCGAGCATGTGCCGAGCCTGCGCGCCATTCCCAATCTCCTGGTGTTCCGTCCGGCCGACGCGGTCGAGACGGCTGAAGCCTGGGATTGCGCGCTGCGCGCGGAGACCTCGCCGTCGGTGCTGTGCCTGTCGCGGCAGGCGCTGCCGGCGTTCCGGACCGAGGCGTCCGATCATAACAAGGTGGCGCTTGGCGCCTACGTGGTGATCGAGCCGGAAGCCGGCCGCGACGTCACGCTGATCGCGACGGGCTCGGAGGTGGCGATCGCGCTGGAGGCCGCGAAGCTACTGGCAGCGGAAGGCGTGCAGGCGGCGGTGGTGTCGGCGCCCTGCTTCGAATTGTTCCGCAAGCAGTCCGCGGAATATCGCGCCGAGGTGCTCGGCAATGCGCCGCGCATCGGCGTCGAGGCCGCCATCGAAGGCGAGTGGGCGCGCTGGCTTGGCGACGCCGGCGAGTTCGTCGGCATGCACGGGTTCGGCGCCTCGGCGCCGGCCGATGTGCTGTACCGCGAATTCGGCATCACGCCGGCGGCCGTCGCTGACGCGGCCATGCGCAACATCATCCGGGCGCGGGCGTCCTGA
- a CDS encoding phosphoribulokinase codes for MSRRHPIISITGSSGAGTTSVKKTFENIFRRENVKAAYIEGDAFHRYNREEMRRKMIEEAERGNKHFSHFSPDTNLFEELEKTFRDYSETGTGTTRHYVHDEEEARLYDARPGTFTEWTQLPAESDLLFYEGLHGAVVTEKVNIAQHADLKIGVVPVMNLEWIQKLHRDRASRGYTTEAVTDTILRRMPDYVNYIIPQFSETDINFQRVPTVDTSNPFIARWIPTPDESMVVIRLKNPRGIDFPYLLSMIQGSFMSRANSIVIHGSKLDLAMQLILTPMIMQLMDRKRRTL; via the coding sequence ATGTCACGTCGTCATCCCATCATCTCGATCACGGGCTCGTCCGGTGCGGGCACCACGTCGGTCAAGAAGACCTTCGAGAACATCTTCCGCCGCGAGAACGTCAAGGCCGCGTACATCGAGGGCGACGCCTTTCATCGCTACAATCGCGAGGAGATGCGCCGCAAGATGATCGAGGAGGCGGAGCGCGGCAACAAGCACTTCAGCCATTTCAGCCCCGACACCAATCTGTTCGAGGAGCTCGAGAAGACGTTCCGCGACTATTCGGAAACAGGCACCGGCACGACGCGCCACTACGTGCATGACGAGGAGGAGGCGCGGCTCTACGACGCCCGCCCCGGCACCTTCACCGAGTGGACGCAGCTGCCGGCGGAGTCCGACCTGCTGTTCTACGAAGGCCTGCACGGCGCCGTCGTCACCGAGAAGGTCAACATCGCCCAGCATGCCGACCTGAAGATCGGCGTCGTGCCGGTGATGAACCTCGAATGGATCCAGAAGCTGCACCGCGACCGCGCCTCGCGCGGCTACACCACCGAGGCGGTCACCGATACCATCCTGCGGCGCATGCCGGACTACGTGAACTACATCATCCCGCAGTTCTCGGAGACCGACATCAACTTCCAGCGTGTGCCGACGGTCGACACCTCCAATCCGTTCATCGCGCGCTGGATCCCGACGCCCGATGAATCGATGGTGGTGATCCGTCTCAAGAACCCGCGCGGCATCGACTTCCCTTATCTGCTGTCGATGATCCAGGGCAGCTTCATGTCGCGCGCCAATTCGATCGTAATCCATGGCTCGAAGCTCGATCTCGCCATGCAGCTCATTCTCACCCCGATGATCATGCAACTGATGGACCGAAAGAGGCGCACGCTATGA
- a CDS encoding class 1 fructose-bisphosphatase has product MAREWPMDHELNHHQTLQAHLASHGADADCAAVIEALADAARELARQIAIAPLSGVDEGAATVNTDGDIQKALDIVADNLMRDALRRAPVAGILSEEGDRPETVNEAAPLCVAIDPLDGSSNLQNNISVGTIFSIRPRGRDVLSSFFEPGTAQLAAGFFVYGPQTCLVLAIDRRVDLYVLHPTLHEFILAKSGIRIPQDTPEFAINASNRRHWSGTVRNYVDECLSGAAGPRGRDFNMRWIASLVAEAYRILMRGGVFLYPADSRPGYREGRLRLVYEAHPMALIMEWAGGSASSGRARILELSARSPHQRAPLIMGDVRLVRDVDQLHEGVEPLFETSDAPLFARRGLFR; this is encoded by the coding sequence ATGGCGAGGGAGTGGCCCATGGATCACGAGCTAAATCATCATCAGACATTGCAGGCCCATCTCGCGTCGCACGGGGCGGATGCTGATTGCGCCGCTGTCATCGAGGCCCTCGCCGACGCCGCCCGCGAGCTGGCGCGGCAGATTGCCATCGCGCCGCTGTCCGGCGTCGACGAAGGCGCCGCCACCGTCAACACCGACGGCGACATCCAGAAGGCGCTCGACATCGTCGCCGACAATCTGATGCGCGACGCACTGCGCCGGGCGCCGGTCGCCGGCATTCTGTCGGAAGAGGGCGACCGGCCGGAAACGGTCAACGAGGCTGCCCCACTTTGCGTGGCGATCGATCCGCTCGACGGCTCCTCGAACCTGCAGAACAACATCTCGGTCGGAACCATCTTCTCGATCCGGCCGCGCGGCCGCGACGTGCTGTCCAGCTTCTTCGAGCCCGGCACCGCCCAGCTCGCCGCCGGCTTCTTCGTCTACGGACCGCAGACCTGCCTCGTGCTCGCGATCGACCGCCGCGTCGACCTCTACGTGCTGCATCCGACCTTGCACGAGTTCATCCTCGCCAAGTCGGGCATCCGCATCCCGCAGGATACCCCGGAATTCGCGATCAACGCCTCGAACCGTCGGCACTGGAGCGGCACCGTCCGCAACTATGTCGATGAGTGCCTGTCGGGCGCTGCGGGCCCGCGCGGCCGCGACTTCAACATGCGCTGGATCGCCTCGCTGGTGGCGGAGGCCTACCGCATCCTGATGCGTGGCGGCGTGTTCCTCTATCCCGCCGATTCCCGCCCGGGCTATCGCGAGGGCCGGCTGCGGCTGGTGTACGAAGCGCATCCGATGGCGCTGATCATGGAATGGGCCGGCGGCTCGGCCTCGAGCGGCCGCGCGCGCATCCTCGAATTGTCGGCGCGCTCGCCGCACCAACGGGCGCCGCTGATCATGGGCGACGTCCGCCTCGTGCGCGATGTCGACCAGCTGCATGAAGGTGTCGAGCCGCTGTTCGAGACGAGCGATGCGCCCCTGTTCGCCCGCCGAGGCCTGTTCCGCTGA
- a CDS encoding LysR family transcriptional regulator, with the protein MSRHFSRDLTIRQLRALVAVQNSGSVTSAAGRLNLTQPAVTLQIRNLQELAGLPLIQRTTDGMILTEAGRSVLALAERVEAALQDCEQALDILAGRSGGRVAIGAVSTAKYFVPFAIAEFSRRFPKIDVTLRIGNRDSLREALRGYDLDIAIMGRPPADIPVDMRPFGKHPHVIIAPAGHRLARRKRIAADDLAGEVFITREPGSGTRLLMETYFAKHGLQPKTSMEMDSNETIKQAVIAGLGIAFISQHTVAHELGEGRLVTLKVVGLPIIRQWHAVRRADKLLLPPAQAMLDFFGKEGARFLPR; encoded by the coding sequence ATGAGCCGCCACTTCTCCCGCGACCTCACCATCCGCCAGCTTCGCGCGCTGGTTGCCGTACAGAACTCCGGATCGGTCACGTCAGCGGCCGGGCGTTTGAACCTGACACAGCCGGCTGTGACGCTGCAGATTCGCAATCTCCAGGAGCTCGCCGGGCTGCCGCTGATCCAGCGCACCACCGACGGCATGATCCTGACCGAGGCCGGGCGCAGCGTGCTCGCGCTCGCCGAGCGCGTCGAGGCCGCGCTGCAGGATTGCGAGCAGGCGCTCGACATTCTCGCCGGCCGCAGCGGCGGCCGGGTGGCGATCGGCGCCGTCAGCACCGCGAAATATTTCGTGCCTTTTGCGATTGCGGAGTTTTCGCGGCGCTTTCCCAAGATCGACGTGACGTTGCGGATCGGCAATCGCGACAGCCTGCGCGAGGCGTTGCGCGGCTATGATCTCGACATCGCCATCATGGGACGACCGCCGGCCGACATTCCCGTTGACATGCGCCCGTTCGGCAAGCATCCGCATGTCATCATCGCGCCGGCCGGCCATCGTCTCGCCCGCCGCAAACGCATCGCGGCCGATGACCTCGCCGGCGAAGTGTTCATCACCCGCGAGCCGGGCTCGGGGACCCGGCTGCTGATGGAGACCTACTTCGCCAAGCATGGCCTGCAGCCCAAGACCAGCATGGAGATGGACAGCAACGAGACCATCAAGCAGGCGGTCATCGCCGGCCTCGGCATCGCCTTCATCTCGCAGCACACCGTGGCCCATGAGCTCGGCGAAGGACGGTTGGTGACGCTGAAGGTGGTGGGCCTGCCGATCATCCGGCAATGGCACGCCGTGCGGCGCGCGGACAAGCTGCTGCTGCCCCCCGCGCAGGCCATGCTCGATTTCTTCGGCAAGGAGGGCGCGCGGTTTCTGCCCCGCTGA
- the bchJ gene encoding bacteriochlorophyll 4-vinyl reductase, which translates to MSVVDRTSHSDLVLRSPPEAGVSKDGGRHTASFNHQSETGRIGPNAIIQTAEALRLLRGEWDARRVFAAARLEPYLATPPADMVDEAEVIRLHRALRATLDDDAARVVSAKAGQLTALYLLANRIPQPAQRVLRVLPARLASHALSRAISAHAWTFAGTGLFTARPGRPTTYEIRHCPLCRGQGADHPICDFYAATFETLFARLVHRNARAREISCEAIGASACRFVIDW; encoded by the coding sequence ATGAGCGTTGTGGACCGCACCTCACATTCAGACCTCGTCCTGAGGAGCCCGCCGGAGGCGGGCGTCTCGAAGGACGGTGGCAGGCACACGGCCAGCTTCAACCATCAGTCAGAGACAGGCCGCATCGGCCCCAACGCGATCATCCAGACCGCGGAGGCCTTGCGGCTGCTACGCGGCGAGTGGGACGCGCGCCGCGTGTTCGCGGCCGCCAGGCTGGAGCCATATCTCGCGACCCCGCCAGCCGACATGGTCGACGAGGCGGAGGTCATCCGGCTGCATCGCGCCCTCAGGGCCACCTTGGACGACGATGCAGCCCGTGTGGTCAGCGCAAAGGCGGGGCAGTTGACTGCGCTCTATCTGCTCGCAAACCGCATTCCCCAACCCGCCCAGCGCGTGCTCCGCGTGCTGCCGGCGCGCCTCGCCAGTCATGCGCTGTCGCGCGCGATCTCGGCGCATGCCTGGACCTTCGCCGGCACCGGCCTCTTCACCGCGCGTCCGGGGCGGCCGACCACTTACGAGATCCGCCATTGCCCGCTGTGCCGCGGGCAGGGGGCCGACCATCCGATCTGCGATTTCTACGCCGCAACCTTCGAGACGCTGTTTGCCCGGCTGGTGCATCGGAACGCCCGCGCGCGCGAGATCAGTTGCGAGGCCATCGGCGCATCCGCCTGCCGCTTCGTGATCGACTGGTGA